Proteins co-encoded in one Opitutus terrae PB90-1 genomic window:
- the tatC gene encoding twin-arginine translocase subunit TatC, with protein sequence MSAVDEQLDEEETSEKKSFWDHLRDLRTALVRSAIAIGIALVVCLLIADKLVLLLEYPLQRMNVFEKAKPTVTFKIGGTQLGPYEVKPDEFPGLPGSDNPNVTYHVGSAKIGEHQVATLVPEPTPPESLGALRVRLHNLSPADAFFIAFHVAIYGAIIVSAPFWIYFMGQFFLPALSVREKSVLYQWLGWGVLLFFSGVAATYFVLLPLALRASIEYSHLLGLEAYDWRADGYIGFVMKFIVGMGIGFQFPIVVLILVKLGLVTHQQLAHYRRHVIVLTLIVGALLTTPEVITQVAMAVPLYLLYEISILIARYWDWKKRRAEATAGAG encoded by the coding sequence ATGAGTGCAGTCGACGAACAGCTGGACGAGGAAGAGACCAGCGAGAAAAAATCTTTCTGGGACCACCTGCGCGATTTGCGCACGGCGCTCGTGCGCTCGGCAATCGCGATCGGGATTGCTTTGGTCGTTTGCCTGCTGATTGCCGACAAGCTCGTACTCCTGCTCGAATACCCGCTGCAACGGATGAACGTGTTCGAGAAGGCGAAGCCGACCGTCACGTTCAAGATCGGGGGCACGCAGCTCGGGCCCTACGAAGTGAAGCCCGACGAGTTCCCCGGCCTGCCGGGCAGCGACAATCCGAACGTCACTTATCACGTCGGCTCGGCGAAGATCGGCGAGCACCAGGTGGCCACACTGGTGCCGGAGCCCACGCCGCCGGAAAGCCTGGGCGCGCTCCGCGTCCGGCTGCACAACCTGAGCCCGGCCGACGCGTTCTTCATCGCGTTTCACGTGGCGATCTACGGCGCGATCATCGTGTCCGCGCCCTTCTGGATTTATTTCATGGGGCAATTCTTCCTGCCGGCGCTGAGCGTGCGCGAGAAGTCGGTGCTCTACCAGTGGCTCGGCTGGGGCGTGCTGCTGTTCTTCAGCGGCGTGGCGGCGACGTATTTCGTCCTGCTGCCGCTGGCGCTGCGGGCGTCGATCGAATACTCGCATCTGCTTGGACTTGAGGCGTACGACTGGCGCGCTGACGGCTACATCGGGTTCGTGATGAAATTCATCGTCGGCATGGGCATTGGTTTCCAGTTCCCGATCGTGGTTCTGATTTTGGTGAAGCTCGGGCTGGTCACCCACCAGCAGCTCGCCCACTACCGCCGGCATGTGATCGTGCTGACGCTGATCGTCGGCGCACTGCTGACCACGCCGGAGGTGATCACCCAGGTCGCGATGGCCGTGCCGTTGTATTTGCTTTACGAAATCAGCATCCTGATCGCGCGTTACTGGGATTGGAAGAAGCGCCGGGCCGAAGCGACCGCAGGAGCGGGGTGA
- a CDS encoding GDP-L-fucose synthase family protein, with amino-acid sequence MKLYIAGHQGMVGSALTRRFAREPGIELIHRTRAQLELTDQAAVDQFYATERPDVAIIAAAKVGGIHANNTYPADFIYDNLMVAANAVHSAYRHGVSRLLFLGSSCIYPKLAPQPIPEDSLLTSALEPTNEAYAIAKIAGLKLCQYYRKQHGVLFHSAMPTNLYGPGDNYHLQNSHVLPALIRKFHEAKEAGRPEVIAWGTGAPRREFLHVDDLADACAFLLRLENPPDWINVGSGTDVTIKELTETVAAVVGFTGEIVWDKSKPDGTPRKLMDGSRLAKLGWQAHIDLREGVARTYASFLEEKAAGTLRM; translated from the coding sequence ATGAAGCTTTATATCGCCGGACATCAAGGCATGGTCGGATCCGCGCTCACGCGCCGGTTTGCGCGCGAACCCGGCATCGAGTTGATCCATCGCACCCGCGCGCAGCTTGAGCTCACGGATCAGGCGGCGGTGGACCAGTTCTACGCCACGGAGCGCCCCGACGTCGCGATCATCGCGGCGGCGAAGGTGGGCGGCATTCACGCCAACAACACCTATCCCGCCGACTTCATCTACGACAACCTGATGGTGGCCGCCAACGCGGTGCACTCCGCGTATCGGCACGGCGTGAGCCGGCTCTTGTTTCTGGGCAGCTCGTGCATTTACCCGAAACTTGCGCCGCAGCCCATTCCGGAGGACAGCCTGCTGACGAGCGCGCTCGAGCCGACCAACGAAGCTTATGCGATCGCGAAGATCGCCGGCCTAAAGCTCTGCCAATATTACCGCAAACAGCATGGCGTGCTGTTCCACTCGGCGATGCCGACGAACCTTTACGGCCCAGGCGATAACTACCACCTGCAAAACTCGCACGTGCTGCCCGCGCTGATTCGGAAGTTTCACGAGGCGAAGGAAGCCGGGCGTCCCGAGGTGATCGCGTGGGGCACCGGTGCGCCACGTCGCGAATTCCTCCACGTCGACGATCTGGCGGACGCGTGCGCGTTCCTGCTTCGACTCGAGAACCCTCCGGATTGGATCAACGTCGGCAGCGGCACAGACGTCACCATCAAGGAGCTCACCGAAACCGTCGCCGCGGTGGTGGGCTTCACCGGCGAGATCGTTTGGGACAAATCCAAGCCCGACGGTACGCCGCGCAAGCTGATGGATGGCTCGCGGCTGGCGAAGCTGGGTTGGCAGGCTCACATCGATCTGCGCGAAGGCGTGGCCCGGACGTATGCTTCGTTCCTCGAAGAGAAAGCCGCCGGCACGCTGCGGATGTAG
- the gmd gene encoding GDP-mannose 4,6-dehydratase has product MKKALITGITGQDGSYLAELLLAKGYEVHGIIRRASTFNTSRIDHLYRDPHVNGVKLFLHYGDLADSVQMVKLLYELQPDEIYNLGAQSHVRVSFDIPEYTGDVDGLGAQRILEAIREAGLVKKVRYYQASSSEMFGKVQQVPQTETTPFWPRSPYGCAKVYAYWLTVNYRESYALHASNGILFNHESPRRGETFVTRKITRAATRIKLGLQDALYLGNLDAQRDWGYAKEYVEMMWLMLQQDRPDDYVVATNETHSVRQFCETAFGLLDLDWQRYVKYDDRYERPSEVDLLIGDPAKARRQLGWEPKVRFKDLVKIMVESDLELAKRERQINDLPKL; this is encoded by the coding sequence ATGAAGAAAGCACTGATCACGGGCATCACCGGCCAGGACGGGTCCTATCTGGCCGAGCTGCTCCTTGCCAAGGGGTACGAAGTGCACGGCATCATCCGCCGCGCCTCGACCTTCAACACCAGCCGCATCGACCATCTTTACCGCGATCCGCATGTGAACGGGGTAAAGCTGTTCCTGCATTATGGCGATCTCGCCGACTCGGTGCAGATGGTGAAGCTGCTCTACGAACTGCAGCCGGACGAGATTTACAATCTCGGCGCGCAGTCGCACGTGCGCGTGTCGTTCGACATTCCAGAATACACCGGCGACGTCGACGGGCTCGGCGCGCAGCGGATTCTCGAGGCGATCCGCGAGGCGGGGCTGGTGAAAAAGGTCCGCTACTATCAGGCGTCGTCGTCGGAGATGTTCGGCAAGGTCCAGCAGGTGCCGCAGACCGAGACCACTCCGTTCTGGCCGCGCTCGCCCTACGGCTGCGCGAAAGTCTACGCCTATTGGCTGACGGTGAACTATCGGGAAAGCTACGCGCTGCACGCGAGCAACGGGATCCTGTTCAATCACGAGTCGCCGCGCCGCGGCGAGACCTTCGTCACGCGCAAGATCACCCGCGCCGCCACGCGGATCAAACTCGGGCTGCAGGACGCGCTTTACCTCGGCAACCTCGACGCGCAGCGCGATTGGGGCTACGCGAAGGAATACGTCGAGATGATGTGGCTGATGCTGCAGCAGGACCGACCCGACGATTACGTGGTCGCCACCAACGAGACGCATTCGGTGCGCCAGTTCTGCGAAACGGCGTTCGGCTTGCTCGACCTCGACTGGCAACGCTACGTGAAATACGACGACCGCTACGAGCGCCCCTCGGAAGTCGATCTGCTGATCGGCGACCCGGCCAAAGCGCGCCGACAGCTCGGCTGGGAACCCAAGGTGCGGTTCAAGGACCTGGTGAAGATCATGGTCGAGTCCGACCTCGAGTTGGCGAAACGCGAACGACAGATCAACGACCTGCCGAAATTGTGA
- a CDS encoding NAD-dependent succinate-semialdehyde dehydrogenase codes for MPFASFNPATGQRIARRPSHSRAQAFAIVARAERAAQPWRSTALAERARTLRAVGRELRRRRDDLAALLTAEVGKPIRQSRAEIEKCAAGCEYFAAHAARALRPQHPIGAPRHARVVFEPLGIVLGIMPWNFPFWQTFRAAAPALMAGNVLLFKPAPSTAGCALAIEAVFDAVAPKGLLRTLLVETDAVATLIADARVRGVTLTGSTRAGRAVAALAGGAMKPGVFELGGSDAYLVLDDADLDHAAAVCAQARLVNSGQSCIAAKRFIVLAAVRGEFERRFVAHMTAAKVGDPTDPATDVGPLARADLCDQLHRQVKRSVQRGARVLLGGAPAPGAGFYYEPTVLSRVRPGMPAFDEELFGPVAAVISARDETEAIALANRSIYGLGAAVFTRDRRRARRIAEQLEAGFIVTNDFVRSDPTLPFGGVKQSGYGRELGDWGVTSFVNVKTVIG; via the coding sequence ATGCCGTTCGCCTCCTTCAATCCGGCCACCGGGCAGCGGATCGCCCGGCGCCCGTCGCACTCGCGCGCCCAAGCGTTCGCCATCGTCGCGCGGGCTGAACGCGCCGCCCAGCCATGGCGCAGCACCGCGCTCGCCGAGCGAGCGCGAACCTTGCGGGCCGTCGGCCGCGAACTGCGCCGTCGGCGCGACGACTTGGCCGCGCTGCTCACCGCGGAGGTGGGCAAGCCGATCAGACAGTCCCGCGCGGAAATCGAGAAATGTGCCGCGGGTTGCGAGTACTTCGCCGCGCACGCCGCGCGCGCTTTGCGACCGCAGCACCCCATCGGCGCGCCGCGGCACGCCCGGGTGGTGTTCGAGCCGCTCGGCATCGTGCTGGGAATCATGCCGTGGAACTTTCCCTTCTGGCAGACGTTTCGGGCCGCCGCGCCCGCGTTGATGGCCGGCAACGTGCTGTTGTTCAAACCAGCGCCTAGCACAGCCGGCTGCGCGCTGGCGATCGAGGCGGTGTTCGACGCCGTCGCACCGAAGGGATTGCTTCGAACGTTACTGGTCGAGACCGATGCCGTCGCTACGCTCATCGCGGACGCTCGCGTGCGTGGGGTGACGCTGACGGGCAGCACGCGCGCGGGGCGTGCCGTGGCTGCACTCGCCGGCGGGGCGATGAAGCCGGGGGTATTCGAGCTGGGCGGAAGCGATGCCTACCTCGTGCTGGACGATGCTGATCTTGATCACGCCGCCGCCGTCTGCGCGCAAGCGCGGCTGGTGAACTCTGGCCAAAGCTGCATTGCCGCCAAGCGGTTCATCGTGCTCGCCGCTGTGCGCGGCGAATTCGAACGACGGTTCGTGGCCCACATGACTGCGGCGAAAGTGGGCGATCCCACCGATCCGGCGACCGACGTGGGCCCGCTCGCGCGCGCCGATCTCTGCGATCAGCTGCACCGGCAGGTCAAACGCAGCGTGCAACGCGGCGCCCGGGTTTTGCTCGGCGGCGCTCCAGCGCCAGGCGCCGGGTTCTACTACGAACCCACGGTCTTGTCCCGCGTGCGTCCCGGCATGCCCGCGTTTGACGAGGAGTTGTTCGGTCCGGTCGCCGCAGTCATCTCTGCGCGCGATGAAACGGAAGCGATCGCGCTCGCCAACCGCTCGATCTACGGACTCGGCGCCGCGGTGTTCACGCGGGATCGGCGTCGCGCCCGGCGAATCGCAGAGCAGCTCGAGGCCGGGTTTATCGTGACGAACGATTTCGTGCGCTCCGACCCCACCCTGCCCTTCGGCGGCGTGAAACAAAGCGGCTACGGTCGCGAGCTGGGCGACTGGGGCGTCACGTCGTTCGTAAACGTGAAGACAGTCATCGGCTGA
- a CDS encoding YcaO-like family protein, with product MLSLAAFRYRNVLKSDGGPIARIAVREFPVYGRRMYQANAWLADGVIPERRKFALYSDADGTGAADVPMVARYMAISEAMERWAFHVKVRADDRELYGFDLDESSNGMAAFPGMFPSQARKRAMLEAVERASVLAWWEGLLDGEVRPTEWPGISALVLPSPIGYGVTVLAFREVRPDTFAYGHGAATDFFGACERAVMELARHEYVLGLHRLSRGVTAEAAPSDLFERRALFFSSAEGHALFQARLQRKTTGRRFVARVAYDTELRGPWSDYAAVWRVLIDPPSRDFLADTERYFFW from the coding sequence ATGCTTAGTCTTGCCGCTTTTCGCTACCGGAACGTCCTGAAGTCCGATGGTGGTCCCATCGCCCGGATCGCGGTGCGCGAATTTCCCGTCTATGGTCGCCGGATGTATCAGGCCAACGCTTGGCTGGCCGACGGCGTCATCCCGGAACGACGGAAATTCGCGCTCTACAGCGATGCCGATGGCACCGGGGCGGCTGACGTGCCGATGGTCGCCCGCTACATGGCGATTTCGGAAGCGATGGAGCGCTGGGCCTTCCATGTGAAGGTGCGGGCCGACGACCGCGAGCTGTATGGCTTCGATCTCGATGAATCCTCCAACGGCATGGCGGCGTTTCCCGGCATGTTTCCGTCGCAAGCCCGGAAACGCGCCATGCTGGAGGCGGTCGAGCGCGCAAGCGTGCTGGCGTGGTGGGAGGGATTGCTCGATGGCGAGGTGCGTCCGACGGAATGGCCGGGTATCAGCGCGTTGGTGCTGCCGAGCCCGATCGGCTACGGCGTGACCGTGCTCGCGTTCCGCGAGGTGCGGCCGGACACCTTTGCCTACGGGCACGGCGCCGCGACGGACTTTTTCGGTGCGTGTGAGCGCGCGGTCATGGAACTCGCGCGACACGAGTATGTGCTCGGACTGCACCGGCTCTCGCGCGGCGTCACCGCCGAGGCGGCTCCATCCGACCTCTTCGAGCGACGCGCCCTGTTCTTCTCGTCGGCCGAGGGGCATGCGTTGTTCCAGGCCCGGCTGCAGCGGAAGACGACCGGCCGTCGATTCGTGGCGCGCGTGGCCTATGACACGGAATTACGCGGGCCCTGGTCGGACTACGCGGCGGTGTGGCGGGTGCTGATCGATCCGCCGAGCCGCGACTTCCTCGCCGACACCGAGCGTTACTTTTTCTGGTAG
- a CDS encoding ATP-binding protein, translating to MRPAPKPVLLLHCALLYAAALIGVTITSSAAEEGRPILRSFGTREVGSGYTLHWSATEDERGVMYFGSDVVSTFDGERWKHYPVPGGTVVRSLAVGSDGRVWVAALNQIGYFERLPNGDLGAYRSLLAQLPTANRELGDVWHVFAHPAGAVFVTSNTVLIWDGTSFHVSTMPGERRLPAFQVGRRIFVSHRSSGIWEVEGQALRRGVSPEELGNTTALWLEPRNNGWFVVSPAGLFELHAGVRTEVSEELSAFVRQNIVTSVCRLSTGELCIATLGGVGVLSANDQTTSILTSKEGLPSSAVLSLFGARDGALWITSSLGITRATIGSGTSIFDEENGLTSRPCNGIVQTGSRLFVSTDNGVFSLPLGLGAENAFQLEPEMAARFVDLAPAEHGFYAAGYRGVYWMGDGGLVESFRTKVEPILLQRSQRLNEFLLADNLDLYRLTEETPGRLRAQAVGRLPDLPVAIVDDDDRKFWVGTGSRGVFVVDAQAETTRLSPVGGGDSTNPGPVLVARIGSAIAVCGDGATRLYPRGKSVPVRVAAMPTTAAFAMSNEGPPGQIWIAFASPFPDGTTSPLLGRLTLAGETARWQPFSIPGLERVGTINRLFVDQRGILWVGGTDALLRIDPAQLKPTAPPRIPLLRGSVPEFAEVPPDQNTLTVQFSAVEYGRRETLRFQTRLSGNADWSAPTDNSHLTLAGLRDGTYEFAVRVINDAGMTSPAATWHFTVLPPWYRTRLAFALWTVLAIAGFTGGIHWRSAYLRHQNLRLEALVRKKTEQLEQANNAKSEFLANMSHEIRNPISGIVGLSLAIEETPLSERQRQIADSIRSCASLLATLVDDVLDFSKIEAGKIELRLAPFELRAALEQCAAMVAEEARATHTPIEISLPPELPASLIGDSARVQQIVLNFLTNAVKFGPGKPIQIGATAVPGGRIRLFVRDHGPGMSAAETTTLFTKFTRLDRARSQNIRGSGLGLAVCRLLATKMGGNVGVESQLGQGSCFWAELPLPSSAPPPESVGVAAPTASPLHALIVEDIDYNAAAMQAVLRKIGITSDVASDGLSALRKLQSDRYDVAFMDWNLPGMIGTEVVARYRAVEPPDRHTIIIATTAYSGTFNQEACLKAGMDAFVSKPFTPEKIAAALHDLRGPLRAAASVEVSRRLDAPAPPPEIDLQLLKLLGEDSEGGVPAQIDRYLAAFTAERDATDAAVRRGDAKEIHRAAHRMISHATMVKYEPLAQLASQLQAYAATAEPDRLTRLLAEFDAEFARFRSKLDSIRASLAPA from the coding sequence GTGCGTCCCGCCCCGAAACCCGTGCTGCTGCTCCACTGCGCGCTGCTGTATGCAGCTGCCCTGATCGGCGTCACGATCACGAGCAGCGCGGCAGAGGAGGGCCGGCCCATTCTTCGCTCATTCGGCACGCGGGAGGTAGGCAGCGGCTACACCCTGCATTGGAGCGCCACCGAAGACGAACGCGGCGTCATGTATTTTGGCTCCGACGTGGTGAGCACGTTCGATGGGGAACGATGGAAACACTACCCGGTTCCCGGCGGCACCGTGGTGCGATCGCTTGCGGTCGGCAGCGATGGCCGCGTGTGGGTCGCCGCATTGAACCAAATCGGTTATTTCGAGCGGCTGCCCAACGGGGATCTCGGCGCGTACCGGTCATTGTTGGCCCAGCTCCCGACCGCGAATCGGGAACTCGGCGACGTCTGGCACGTATTCGCCCATCCGGCCGGAGCGGTGTTCGTCACGTCCAATACCGTGCTGATCTGGGATGGCACTTCCTTCCACGTCAGCACCATGCCGGGTGAACGGCGGCTTCCTGCTTTTCAAGTAGGCCGTCGGATCTTCGTTTCGCATCGTTCCTCTGGAATCTGGGAGGTGGAAGGGCAGGCGCTCCGGCGAGGCGTTTCGCCGGAGGAATTGGGGAATACCACGGCACTCTGGCTCGAGCCCCGCAACAACGGCTGGTTCGTCGTGAGCCCCGCTGGACTGTTTGAACTTCACGCGGGAGTTCGGACCGAGGTGTCGGAGGAGCTTTCTGCTTTTGTGCGCCAAAACATCGTCACCAGCGTGTGCCGGCTTTCCACGGGAGAACTCTGCATCGCGACGTTAGGTGGCGTCGGCGTGCTAAGTGCGAATGATCAAACGACCTCGATTCTCACGTCAAAAGAAGGACTGCCGTCTTCGGCGGTACTTTCGCTTTTTGGCGCTCGGGACGGAGCTTTGTGGATTACATCCAGTCTGGGCATCACGCGTGCCACCATTGGCAGCGGCACGAGTATTTTCGATGAGGAGAACGGCCTGACCTCGCGGCCCTGCAACGGAATCGTGCAAACCGGTTCGCGCCTGTTTGTTTCGACGGACAACGGCGTGTTCAGCCTGCCATTGGGACTTGGGGCTGAAAACGCGTTTCAGTTGGAACCGGAAATGGCGGCACGCTTCGTCGATCTCGCCCCCGCCGAGCATGGGTTCTATGCCGCAGGATACCGCGGTGTCTATTGGATGGGAGACGGCGGACTCGTCGAATCCTTCCGCACCAAGGTCGAGCCGATCCTGCTCCAGCGATCACAACGGCTCAACGAATTCCTGCTCGCCGACAACCTCGATCTTTACCGCCTGACCGAGGAAACGCCAGGTCGCCTCCGAGCGCAAGCGGTCGGACGACTGCCGGATTTGCCGGTCGCGATCGTGGACGACGACGACCGAAAGTTCTGGGTGGGGACCGGCTCCCGTGGCGTGTTCGTGGTGGACGCGCAGGCTGAAACCACGCGGCTGTCACCGGTCGGCGGTGGTGACTCGACCAATCCCGGGCCGGTGCTGGTGGCACGGATCGGATCGGCTATCGCGGTCTGCGGCGACGGCGCGACTCGGCTTTATCCGCGCGGAAAATCCGTCCCTGTCCGCGTGGCCGCGATGCCGACGACGGCCGCGTTCGCCATGTCCAACGAGGGACCGCCCGGCCAGATCTGGATCGCTTTCGCCAGCCCGTTTCCCGACGGCACCACCTCGCCTCTCCTCGGCCGGCTGACCCTCGCCGGCGAAACCGCCCGCTGGCAACCCTTCAGCATTCCGGGGCTGGAGCGCGTGGGTACGATCAATCGGCTCTTCGTCGACCAGCGGGGCATTCTCTGGGTCGGCGGCACGGACGCGCTGCTGCGGATCGATCCGGCCCAGCTGAAACCCACCGCCCCGCCGCGGATCCCGCTGCTGCGCGGCAGCGTGCCGGAGTTCGCCGAGGTGCCGCCGGACCAGAATACGCTCACCGTGCAATTCAGCGCCGTCGAATACGGCCGGCGCGAAACACTGCGGTTTCAAACCCGGCTCTCCGGCAACGCAGACTGGTCGGCGCCGACGGATAACAGCCATCTGACGCTCGCCGGGCTGCGCGACGGCACCTACGAGTTTGCCGTTCGCGTCATCAACGACGCCGGCATGACCAGCCCCGCCGCCACCTGGCATTTCACCGTGCTGCCCCCGTGGTACCGGACGCGGCTGGCGTTCGCACTCTGGACCGTTCTGGCCATTGCGGGGTTCACCGGCGGGATCCACTGGCGCTCGGCGTATCTCCGCCACCAAAACCTCCGGCTCGAGGCGTTGGTGCGGAAAAAAACCGAGCAGCTCGAGCAGGCCAACAACGCCAAATCGGAATTTCTCGCGAACATGAGCCACGAGATCCGCAACCCGATCTCTGGCATCGTGGGGCTGTCGCTGGCCATCGAGGAGACGCCGCTGAGCGAGCGCCAGCGGCAGATCGCCGACTCGATCCGCAGTTGCGCCTCGCTGCTTGCCACGCTCGTCGACGACGTGCTCGATTTTTCCAAGATCGAGGCCGGCAAGATCGAGTTGCGGCTCGCGCCGTTCGAGCTGCGCGCCGCGTTGGAACAGTGCGCTGCGATGGTGGCCGAGGAGGCCCGCGCCACCCACACGCCGATCGAGATTTCCTTGCCGCCGGAGCTTCCCGCCAGCCTGATCGGCGACTCCGCCCGCGTGCAGCAGATCGTGCTGAATTTTCTCACCAACGCGGTGAAGTTCGGCCCCGGCAAACCCATTCAGATCGGCGCCACCGCGGTGCCAGGCGGACGCATCCGGCTGTTCGTCCGCGATCACGGGCCCGGCATGAGCGCGGCCGAGACAACCACGCTGTTCACCAAATTCACCCGACTCGATCGCGCGCGCTCCCAAAACATCCGCGGCTCCGGTCTCGGCCTCGCCGTGTGCCGACTGTTGGCCACGAAAATGGGCGGCAACGTCGGCGTCGAATCGCAGCTCGGCCAGGGTTCCTGCTTCTGGGCCGAGCTCCCTTTGCCGTCGTCCGCGCCGCCGCCCGAGTCGGTCGGCGTGGCCGCGCCGACCGCGTCGCCTTTGCACGCGTTAATCGTGGAGGACATCGACTACAACGCCGCCGCGATGCAGGCCGTGCTGCGCAAGATCGGCATCACCTCCGACGTTGCCTCCGACGGACTCTCCGCGCTGCGCAAACTCCAAAGCGATCGCTACGATGTCGCGTTCATGGACTGGAACCTGCCCGGCATGATCGGCACGGAAGTCGTCGCGCGCTACCGCGCCGTCGAGCCGCCCGACCGGCACACGATCATCATCGCGACCACGGCGTATTCCGGGACGTTCAACCAGGAGGCGTGCCTCAAGGCCGGCATGGACGCGTTCGTGTCGAAGCCGTTCACTCCCGAAAAAATCGCGGCGGCGCTGCACGATCTGCGCGGGCCACTCCGCGCCGCGGCTTCGGTCGAGGTGAGCCGCCGGCTCGACGCGCCGGCCCCGCCGCCGGAAATCGACCTCCAGCTGCTCAAGTTGCTCGGCGAGGACAGCGAAGGCGGCGTGCCCGCGCAGATCGACCGCTATCTCGCTGCCTTTACGGCCGAGCGGGATGCCACCGACGCCGCTGTTCGCCGCGGCGACGCGAAGGAAATCCATCGCGCCGCGCACCGGATGATCTCGCACGCGACAATGGTGAAATATGAACCGCTCGCGCAGCTCGCCTCCCAACTGCAGGCCTACGCCGCCACGGCGGAGCCCGACCGGTTAACCCGCCTGCTGGCCGAGTTCGACGCCGAGTTTGCGCGTTTCAGGAGTAAACTGGATTCGATCCGTGCTTCGCTGGCACCTGCGTGA
- a CDS encoding response regulator transcription factor encodes MRIVIVEDHLMFRDVIRQICSRRFGHTIVGETDSGVQAVEVILREKPDAVILDLSLPDMDGFNVVDRVLSVLPETRILVVSSHCDDYTLFRVEKSGVHGFLDKNSNTVEALQDALKSIEEGRVYFSAAFQRAKLARRNDPRSFTKVLSEWERAILSLIGQGLSDEEIGERLQLSPRTVQTHRSHLLQKLKLKGTPKLIAFAIEHGFTQVPAKHGSNPVYS; translated from the coding sequence GTGAGAATCGTCATTGTTGAAGATCACCTGATGTTTCGGGACGTGATCCGGCAGATCTGCAGCCGGCGGTTTGGGCACACCATCGTCGGGGAAACCGATTCCGGCGTGCAGGCCGTCGAGGTGATTCTCCGGGAGAAACCCGATGCGGTGATCCTCGATCTCTCGCTGCCGGATATGGACGGGTTCAACGTGGTCGACCGGGTGCTGAGCGTGCTGCCGGAGACGCGCATCCTGGTCGTATCCTCGCATTGCGATGACTATACGCTTTTCCGCGTGGAAAAATCCGGTGTGCACGGGTTTCTCGACAAGAACTCGAACACCGTCGAGGCCCTGCAGGACGCCCTCAAGTCGATCGAGGAGGGGCGCGTCTATTTCTCGGCGGCGTTCCAGCGGGCCAAGCTCGCCCGACGCAACGACCCGCGTTCGTTCACCAAAGTTTTGTCCGAGTGGGAGCGCGCGATCCTCTCGCTGATCGGACAGGGTTTGAGCGACGAGGAAATCGGCGAGCGGCTGCAGCTTTCACCTCGCACCGTGCAAACGCACCGCAGTCATCTGCTGCAAAAGCTGAAACTCAAGGGCACGCCGAAGCTGATCGCGTTCGCGATCGAGCACGGGTTCACGCAGGTGCCAGCGAAGCACGGATCGAATCCAGTTTACTCCTGA